CAGATCCTGTTCCGGGGTCGTATGCCGGTGACCCTGACCCTGCCCTATCTCTGGTACGAAACGCCAAACATTCGTTCGGCCTCGGTCAAGGATTTCCGGGCACTTTGCGAAATAAAGCAGTGGGATGTGCATACCGAGTTGTTCGTCAACCTGGATCGCCTGGAGAGGCCCCGACCCATCACCCTCTGGCCGAATTTGCGGGCATCGCTGGCATTATTCGCCCTGGAGCGCAAGACTCGTTGAGAACTCCCTTGTGGGCCGCCTGAGGAAATGGGCCCCGCTTGGAAAGGCTCTAAGTCTTGATTTCACATATCCACCAAACGTCCATCAGCAAGGCGTAGAATGCGTCCGGCGTGGCGGGCGTTTTCTTCACTGTGGGTGACCATGACAATGGTCCGGCCCTTACCGTTCAGTCGGCCGATCAGGTTCATGACTTCGGCTCCGGTCCTGCTGTCCAGGTTGCCCGTGGGTTCGTCGGCCAGGAGGATGGGCGGGTCGTTGACCACGGCCCGGGCTATGGCCACCCGTTCCTGTTCCCCTCCGGATATTTCGCTGGGTAGGCGACTGGCCTTTTGATCCAACCCTACTTCGGCCAAGGCCGCCAGGGCCTTTTCCTCCTTGTTTCTGTGGGAATCGGCGATCACGGCCAAGGGAATCATCACGTTCTCCAGGACGTTCAGATAAGGCAGCAAATGAAAACTCTGGAACACAAAGCCCAGGTATTCGCGGCGAAAGTCCGCCCGCTGGTCCTGGTTCAGGCT
This is a stretch of genomic DNA from Desulfonatronum thioautotrophicum. It encodes these proteins:
- a CDS encoding ABC transporter ATP-binding protein yields the protein MSDIIASELTKQYGQGSLAVTALDNVGLRISSGEFVAVMGQSGSGKSTLLSILGALNTPSSGTLTVDELDIYSLNQDQRADFRREYLGFVFQSFHLLPYLNVLENVMIPLAVIADSHRNKEEKALAALAEVGLDQKASRLPSEISGGEQERVAIARAVVNDPPILLADEPTGNLDSRTGAEVMNLIGRLNGKGRTIVMVTHSEENARHAGRILRLADGRLVDM